In the Leifsonia sp. 466MF genome, one interval contains:
- a CDS encoding LLM class flavin-dependent oxidoreductase, which yields MAGKLELGIDTFGDVTLDADGKPLSQAQTLRNVVAEGVQADRVGLDFFGVGEHHREDFAVSAPEVVLAAIAGQTERIHLGSAVTVLSSDDPVRVFQRFATLDGISGGRAEVILGRGSFIESFPLFGYDLAKYEELFEEKLNLFAEVRKQEPVTWTGELRPSLDGQSVYPHVEHGLLKTWIGVGGSPESVVRAAHYGFPLVLAIIGGGPMRFQPLAELYRKALEQFGQDTTLPIGVHSPGFIAETDQEAKDILWPHYEVMTNRIGRERGWPPASRARFEHEAGPDGALVVGSPETVAQKIAYAAKGLGASRFDIKMSNGTLPHDDLMRSIELYGTEVAPRVHELMS from the coding sequence ATGGCCGGGAAGCTGGAACTCGGGATCGACACGTTCGGCGACGTGACGCTGGATGCCGACGGGAAGCCGCTGTCGCAGGCGCAGACACTGCGCAACGTCGTGGCGGAGGGGGTGCAGGCCGACCGCGTCGGCCTCGACTTCTTCGGCGTCGGCGAGCACCACCGCGAGGACTTCGCCGTGTCGGCGCCCGAGGTCGTGCTCGCGGCGATCGCAGGGCAGACCGAGCGCATCCACCTCGGGTCCGCCGTGACGGTGCTGAGCTCGGACGACCCCGTGCGGGTGTTCCAGCGGTTCGCGACGCTCGACGGCATCTCAGGAGGCCGCGCGGAGGTCATTCTCGGGCGAGGATCGTTCATCGAGTCCTTCCCGCTGTTCGGGTACGACCTCGCGAAGTACGAGGAGCTGTTCGAGGAGAAGCTGAACCTGTTCGCCGAGGTGCGCAAGCAGGAGCCGGTCACCTGGACGGGCGAGCTACGTCCATCCCTGGACGGGCAGTCGGTGTACCCGCACGTCGAGCACGGCCTGCTGAAGACGTGGATCGGCGTCGGCGGGAGCCCGGAGTCGGTGGTGCGTGCGGCGCACTACGGCTTCCCGCTCGTGCTCGCCATCATCGGCGGCGGCCCGATGCGGTTCCAGCCGCTGGCGGAGCTGTACCGCAAGGCGCTGGAGCAGTTCGGACAGGACACCACCCTCCCGATCGGCGTGCACTCCCCCGGCTTCATCGCCGAGACGGACCAGGAGGCCAAGGACATCCTGTGGCCGCACTACGAGGTGATGACGAACCGGATCGGCCGCGAGCGCGGCTGGCCGCCGGCCTCCCGCGCGCGCTTCGAGCACGAGGCGGGGCCGGACGGCGCGCTCGTCGTCGGCTCGCCGGAGACGGTCGCGCAGAAGATCGCCTACGCCGCGAAGGGACTCGGCGCCTCGCGCTTCGACATCAAGATGAGCAACGGGACGCTGCCCCACGACGACCTGATGCGCTCGATCGAGCTGTACGGCACGGAGGTCGCTCCGCGCGTCCATGAGCTAATGTCGTAG
- a CDS encoding DedA family protein, which produces MADAKLGLSFPTDPSWRTVIHHAGLIPWLDPNTIIHSAGPWALLVVCGIVFAETGLLVGFLLPGDTLLIISGLLTHTSLVFGVDIWWVCLAIAFAAFLGGEAGYLIGHKAGPRIFERKETGLFSMENVRRTNQFFERFGALAVIVARFVPIVRTFAPVAAGVGHMSYKKYSLYNALGALLWGAGLTFFGYLIGYIPPVANFVSSYIDVILIGAVVITLVPTLFHYFQSLRKSKRKAAESAAAPAVVDEPAPAPTHPEA; this is translated from the coding sequence ATGGCCGACGCTAAACTCGGGCTCAGCTTTCCCACCGATCCCTCCTGGAGAACCGTGATCCATCACGCCGGCCTCATCCCGTGGCTCGACCCGAACACCATCATCCACTCGGCGGGTCCGTGGGCGCTCCTGGTGGTCTGCGGAATCGTCTTCGCCGAGACCGGTCTGCTGGTCGGCTTCCTCCTGCCCGGCGACACCCTGCTGATCATCTCGGGGCTGCTGACGCACACCTCGCTGGTGTTCGGGGTCGACATCTGGTGGGTCTGCCTCGCCATCGCGTTCGCCGCGTTTCTCGGCGGTGAGGCGGGGTATCTCATCGGGCACAAGGCCGGCCCACGGATCTTCGAACGCAAGGAGACCGGACTGTTCTCGATGGAGAACGTGCGGCGCACCAACCAGTTCTTCGAGCGCTTCGGGGCCCTCGCGGTCATTGTTGCCCGGTTCGTGCCGATCGTGCGCACCTTCGCGCCCGTCGCCGCGGGCGTCGGCCACATGAGCTACAAGAAGTACTCGCTGTACAACGCCCTGGGCGCACTGCTGTGGGGCGCCGGCCTGACCTTCTTCGGCTACCTGATCGGCTACATCCCGCCCGTGGCGAACTTCGTCTCGAGCTACATCGACGTCATCCTGATCGGCGCGGTCGTCATCACGCTGGTGCCGACGCTGTTCCACTACTTCCAGTCGCTGCGCAAGTCCAAGCGGAAGGCCGCCGAGAGCGCCGCCGCTCCCGCGGTTGTCGACGAGCCGGCACCCGCGCCCACGCACCCAGAGGCCTGA
- a CDS encoding cation diffusion facilitator family transporter, with protein MSHDHGHTANRNRLLIAIGIVAVVLVVEVVGAWVSGSLSLLADAGHMLSDLAGLIIALMATIVAARPATDRQTFGFRRAEVFGALINGLILVVVAVTVTVGAIGRLVGGETEVHSIPMLVVAAIGLVANFGALLLLRPSAGHSINMRGAYLEVFGDLVGSATVIVAAVVILLTGFTPADAIASLLIAALIVPRAFVLLRDVVRVLSEAAPADTDVAEIRDHILGTPGVVAVHDVHVWAITSGAPVFSAHVVCEPAVFREGRTGTLLDELSGCLTTHFDVEHSTFQLEPAEHAAHEDEFHR; from the coding sequence ATGAGTCACGACCACGGCCACACCGCCAACCGCAACCGCCTGCTGATCGCCATCGGCATCGTGGCGGTCGTGCTCGTCGTCGAGGTCGTCGGCGCGTGGGTGAGCGGCTCCCTGTCGCTGCTGGCGGACGCCGGCCACATGCTCAGCGACCTGGCCGGGCTCATCATCGCGCTGATGGCGACCATCGTGGCCGCGCGTCCGGCGACGGACCGGCAGACGTTCGGCTTCCGTCGGGCCGAGGTGTTCGGCGCGCTCATCAACGGACTCATCCTGGTCGTCGTCGCGGTGACGGTCACCGTCGGCGCGATCGGGCGGCTGGTGGGCGGCGAGACCGAGGTGCACAGCATCCCGATGCTCGTCGTCGCGGCGATCGGACTCGTCGCCAACTTCGGCGCCCTGCTGCTGCTCCGGCCCTCCGCCGGCCACTCGATCAACATGCGCGGGGCGTACCTGGAGGTGTTCGGCGACCTGGTCGGGTCGGCCACCGTCATCGTCGCGGCGGTCGTCATCCTGCTCACCGGCTTCACCCCGGCCGACGCGATCGCATCGCTGCTGATCGCCGCCCTGATCGTGCCGCGCGCGTTCGTGCTGCTGCGCGACGTCGTGCGGGTGCTGAGCGAGGCGGCGCCGGCGGACACGGATGTGGCCGAGATCCGGGATCACATCCTCGGCACGCCGGGCGTGGTGGCCGTGCACGACGTGCACGTCTGGGCGATCACGTCGGGCGCCCCGGTGTTCAGCGCTCACGTCGTCTGCGAGCCCGCGGTGTTCCGCGAGGGACGGACGGGCACCCTGCTCGACGAGCTCTCCGGCTGCCTGACGACGCACTTCGACGTGGAGCACTCCACGTTCCAGCTGGAGCCCGCGGAGCACGCCGCGCACGAGGACGAATTCCACCGCTGA
- the rdgB gene encoding RdgB/HAM1 family non-canonical purine NTP pyrophosphatase translates to MVRVVLATHNQHKAREFQQILGREVPGLEIVAYDGPEPVEDGVSFEENALIKARAAVAHTGLPALADDSGICVDVMGGAPGIFSARWAGSHGDAAANLRLLLDQLADIPGPDRAAHFTATLALVTPGGEPTVVQGIWPGSIAREPRGENGHGYDPIFVPDGHDVTAAELEPSAKNAESHRARALSAIVPALRELGES, encoded by the coding sequence GTGGTCCGCGTCGTCCTCGCAACGCACAACCAGCACAAGGCGCGCGAGTTCCAGCAGATCCTCGGGCGGGAGGTTCCTGGCCTCGAGATCGTCGCCTACGACGGCCCCGAGCCGGTGGAGGACGGCGTCAGCTTCGAGGAGAACGCGCTGATCAAGGCGCGCGCCGCCGTCGCCCACACCGGGCTCCCCGCACTCGCCGACGACTCGGGCATCTGCGTGGATGTGATGGGCGGCGCTCCGGGGATCTTCTCCGCCCGCTGGGCGGGCTCGCACGGCGACGCGGCAGCCAACCTGCGGCTGTTGCTCGATCAGCTGGCCGACATCCCGGGCCCCGACCGCGCCGCGCACTTCACGGCTACCCTCGCGCTCGTCACGCCGGGTGGCGAGCCCACCGTCGTCCAGGGCATCTGGCCCGGAAGCATCGCACGCGAGCCGCGCGGGGAGAACGGGCACGGCTACGACCCGATCTTCGTGCCGGACGGACACGACGTGACGGCGGCGGAGCTGGAGCCCTCGGCGAAGAACGCGGAGAGCCACCGCGCCCGAGCGCTGTCGGCGATCGTCCCGGCGCTGCGGGAGCTCGGCGAGAGCTGA
- the rph gene encoding ribonuclease PH, with protein sequence MTDITRADGRTPDQLRPVTIERGWSRQAEGSALISFGNTRVLCTASFTNGVPRWMSGKGRGWVTAEYAMLPRSTNERMDRESVKGRVGGRTHEISRLVGRSLRAVVDMKALGENTIVLDCDVLQADGGTRTAAITGAYVALAEALEWGREHRFIGQKATPLIDSVSAVSVGIIDGTPMLDLAYVEDVRAETDMNVVVTGRGLFVEVQGTAEGAPFDRGELNSLLDLALAGTTELAGIQTAALAPAAAAAEA encoded by the coding sequence GTGACCGACATCACCCGCGCCGACGGGCGCACCCCGGACCAGCTGCGTCCCGTGACCATCGAGCGGGGATGGAGCCGACAGGCCGAGGGCTCCGCGCTCATCTCCTTCGGCAACACGCGCGTGCTCTGCACCGCCTCCTTCACGAACGGCGTTCCGCGCTGGATGTCGGGCAAGGGCCGCGGCTGGGTCACGGCCGAGTACGCCATGCTTCCGCGCTCGACGAACGAGCGCATGGACCGGGAGTCGGTCAAGGGACGCGTCGGCGGCCGCACGCACGAGATCAGTCGTCTGGTCGGGCGCAGCCTGCGGGCCGTCGTCGACATGAAGGCGCTCGGCGAGAACACGATCGTCCTCGACTGCGACGTGCTGCAGGCCGACGGCGGCACACGCACCGCCGCGATCACCGGCGCCTACGTCGCCCTCGCGGAGGCGCTCGAGTGGGGTCGCGAGCACCGCTTCATCGGGCAGAAGGCGACGCCGCTGATCGACTCGGTCTCCGCGGTCTCGGTCGGCATCATCGACGGGACTCCGATGCTCGACCTCGCCTACGTCGAGGATGTGCGGGCCGAGACCGACATGAACGTCGTCGTGACCGGCCGCGGCCTCTTCGTGGAGGTGCAGGGCACCGCGGAGGGCGCGCCGTTCGACCGTGGCGAGCTGAACTCGCTCCTCGACCTCGCGCTCGCCGGCACGACCGAGCTCGCGGGCATCCAGACGGCGGCCCTCGCCCCGGCCGCGGCGGCCGCGGAGGCCTGA
- the murI gene encoding glutamate racemase, which translates to MTDAPIGIFDSGVGGLTVARAIRDQLPNESILYVGDTAHSPYGPKSIADVRRYSLEVLDFLVDQGVKMLVIACNTASSAMLRDARERYDVPVIEVIQPAVRRAVSATRTGRVGVIGTVGTIASRAYEDAFAAAPTLQLFTQACPRFVEFVEAGVTSGEEVLRVTAEYLQPLRDADVDTLVLGCTHYPFLKGAISYVMGEGVSLVSSDTETAKDVYRTLVGQGLERRSPLPPTIHYEATGSDADTFLRLAHRFIGPEVSQVDLVHTGVIDLPL; encoded by the coding sequence GTGACGGATGCGCCGATTGGGATCTTCGACTCGGGTGTGGGCGGGCTGACCGTCGCCCGGGCGATCCGCGACCAGCTGCCGAACGAGTCCATCCTCTACGTCGGCGACACCGCGCACTCCCCGTACGGGCCGAAGTCGATCGCCGATGTACGCCGCTACTCGCTCGAAGTGCTCGACTTCCTCGTCGACCAGGGCGTCAAGATGCTCGTCATCGCGTGCAACACCGCGTCCTCCGCGATGCTGCGGGATGCGCGCGAGCGCTACGACGTGCCGGTGATCGAGGTCATCCAGCCGGCTGTCCGGCGTGCCGTCTCCGCGACGCGCACTGGCCGGGTCGGGGTGATCGGCACGGTCGGCACCATCGCCTCCCGCGCCTACGAGGACGCTTTCGCTGCCGCACCGACCCTCCAGCTGTTCACGCAGGCGTGCCCGCGGTTCGTCGAGTTCGTGGAGGCGGGCGTCACGAGCGGCGAGGAGGTGCTGCGGGTCACCGCCGAGTACCTGCAGCCGCTCCGCGACGCCGACGTCGACACGCTAGTGCTCGGCTGCACGCACTACCCGTTCCTGAAGGGCGCGATCTCGTACGTGATGGGGGAGGGCGTCTCCCTCGTCTCCAGCGACACCGAGACCGCCAAGGACGTCTACCGCACCCTCGTCGGCCAGGGGCTCGAGCGCCGCTCGCCGCTGCCGCCGACCATCCACTACGAAGCCACCGGCTCGGACGCCGACACCTTCCTGCGCCTGGCCCACCGGTTCATCGGCCCCGAGGTCTCGCAGGTCGACCTGGTGCACACCGGGGTCATCGACCTCCCGCTCTGA
- a CDS encoding nicotinate phosphoribosyltransferase — MTERAASSALLTDRYELTMLDAALLAGTHDRECVFEAFTRRLPDGRRYGVLAGTGRLLELIEQFRFQDAELQFLRDNHVVRDETIDWLADYRFSGTIRGYREGELFFPGSPFFIVDAPFAEGVILETLLLSVFNYDSAVASAAARMVAAAAGRPLAEMGSRRANERSAVAAARAAFIAGFSATSNLEAGRTWGVPTMGTAAHAFTLLHDSEEDAFRAQVDALGPGTTLLVDTFDVEKAIETAVKVAGPELGAVRLDSGDLPKLVKQVRQQLDSLGATKTRITVTNDLDEFTIAALAASPVDSYGVGTSVVTGSGHPASGMVYKLVAHRSGDGGEWISVAKKSDGKASIGGRKHPIRRLDARGTAVAEVVHIVEKGDTPDDSGRDLLVPLITDGEVHREHLGVEGTLRAREHRALAMAELPDEAFRLGRGDPVLPTLFG, encoded by the coding sequence GTGACCGAGAGAGCCGCGTCCTCCGCGCTACTGACCGACCGCTACGAGCTCACGATGCTCGACGCCGCGCTGCTCGCCGGCACCCACGACCGCGAGTGCGTGTTCGAGGCGTTCACCCGCCGGCTTCCCGATGGACGCCGTTACGGCGTGCTGGCCGGCACCGGACGGCTCTTGGAGCTGATCGAGCAGTTCCGGTTCCAGGATGCCGAGCTGCAGTTCCTGCGCGACAACCACGTGGTGCGCGACGAGACCATCGACTGGCTCGCCGACTACCGCTTCTCCGGCACGATCCGCGGCTACCGCGAGGGCGAGCTGTTCTTCCCCGGATCGCCGTTCTTCATCGTGGACGCCCCCTTCGCCGAGGGCGTCATCCTCGAAACCCTCCTGCTGAGCGTCTTCAACTACGACTCCGCCGTGGCCTCGGCCGCCGCGCGCATGGTGGCCGCGGCGGCCGGGCGCCCGCTGGCCGAGATGGGCTCACGCCGTGCGAACGAGCGCTCGGCGGTCGCTGCCGCCCGCGCCGCCTTCATCGCCGGGTTCTCGGCGACGTCGAACCTCGAGGCCGGGCGCACGTGGGGCGTGCCGACGATGGGGACCGCGGCCCACGCCTTCACTCTCCTGCACGACTCCGAGGAGGACGCCTTCCGGGCCCAGGTGGATGCGCTCGGCCCCGGCACCACGCTCCTGGTCGACACCTTCGACGTCGAGAAGGCGATCGAGACGGCCGTGAAGGTGGCCGGTCCGGAGCTCGGCGCCGTGCGGCTCGACTCGGGCGACCTGCCCAAGCTGGTCAAGCAGGTGCGCCAGCAGCTCGACTCCCTCGGCGCCACGAAGACCCGCATCACCGTCACCAACGACCTCGACGAGTTCACGATCGCGGCCCTCGCCGCCTCCCCCGTCGACTCCTACGGGGTCGGCACCTCCGTCGTGACCGGCTCCGGACATCCCGCCTCCGGCATGGTCTACAAGCTCGTCGCCCACCGCAGCGGCGACGGCGGCGAGTGGATCTCCGTCGCCAAGAAGTCGGACGGCAAGGCCAGCATCGGCGGCCGCAAGCACCCGATCCGCCGGCTCGACGCGCGCGGGACGGCGGTGGCCGAGGTGGTGCACATCGTCGAGAAGGGAGACACGCCGGACGACAGCGGGCGCGACCTCCTGGTGCCGCTGATCACGGACGGCGAGGTGCACCGCGAGCACCTGGGCGTCGAGGGGACGCTCCGGGCGCGCGAGCACCGCGCGCTCGCCATGGCGGAGCTGCCGGACGAGGCATTCCGTCTGGGCCGCGGCGACCCCGTGCTGCCCACCCTCTTCGGCTGA
- a CDS encoding DUF3039 domain-containing protein: MNEASISEPGGQPSGGGATTLDRELEELLQNQEPGDHERFSHYVKKEQILESALTGKPVKALCGKMWTPNRDPEKFPVCPTCREIYEGLQGE; the protein is encoded by the coding sequence ATGAACGAAGCGAGCATCTCCGAGCCGGGCGGCCAGCCGAGCGGCGGCGGGGCGACGACGCTCGACCGCGAGCTCGAGGAGCTCCTGCAGAACCAGGAGCCGGGCGACCACGAGCGCTTCTCGCACTACGTCAAGAAGGAGCAGATCCTCGAGTCGGCTCTCACGGGCAAGCCGGTGAAGGCGCTGTGCGGCAAGATGTGGACGCCGAACCGCGACCCCGAGAAGTTCCCGGTGTGCCCGACCTGCCGCGAGATCTACGAGGGCCTGCAGGGCGAGTAG
- a CDS encoding ABC transporter ATP-binding protein yields the protein MAEAAEPTTAQGGADTGPAPRAKRAPAKTAAAAAGTSTRAPRTRTTAAKPRQSTRTKTETAAAGAAPTVVLEAPKPAETRPTVLTISGVQKRYGDTVAVDGVTLDIAEGSFYGIVGPNGAGKTTTLSIVTGLLRPDAGRVVVHGVDVWAEPVRAKHIIGVLPDKLRLFDRLTGAQFLRYAGTLRGLSAKTVRARTGDLAAAFGIEDALDRLVADYSAGMTKKIALAAAMIHSPRLLVLDEPFESVDPVSAANIIDILQRYTAAGGTVVVSSHGMDMIQRVCDSVAIIVRGQVLASGTIDEVRGEQTLEERFVDLAGGRKAAEGMEWLHSFSD from the coding sequence ATGGCGGAGGCTGCAGAGCCGACGACCGCGCAGGGCGGGGCCGACACCGGCCCGGCACCACGGGCGAAGCGTGCCCCGGCGAAGACGGCTGCGGCCGCCGCCGGCACGAGCACGCGCGCTCCGCGGACGAGAACGACCGCGGCGAAGCCGCGGCAGAGCACACGCACGAAGACCGAGACGGCCGCGGCGGGCGCCGCCCCGACCGTCGTGCTGGAGGCGCCGAAACCGGCGGAGACCCGGCCGACGGTGCTGACCATCAGCGGTGTGCAGAAGCGCTACGGCGACACGGTCGCCGTCGACGGGGTGACCCTCGACATCGCGGAAGGATCCTTCTACGGGATCGTCGGACCGAACGGCGCAGGTAAGACGACGACGCTCTCGATCGTCACCGGGCTGCTCCGGCCGGACGCCGGCCGCGTCGTCGTCCACGGCGTCGATGTCTGGGCGGAGCCGGTCCGTGCGAAGCACATCATCGGCGTGCTGCCGGACAAGCTCCGGCTGTTCGACCGCCTCACCGGCGCCCAGTTCCTCCGTTACGCGGGCACCCTGCGCGGGCTGAGCGCCAAGACCGTCCGTGCTCGGACAGGCGACCTCGCCGCCGCGTTCGGGATCGAGGACGCCCTCGACCGCCTCGTCGCCGACTACTCCGCGGGCATGACCAAGAAGATCGCCCTGGCCGCCGCCATGATCCACTCGCCGCGGCTCCTCGTTCTCGACGAGCCGTTCGAGTCGGTCGACCCGGTGTCGGCGGCGAACATCATCGACATCCTGCAGCGCTACACCGCGGCGGGCGGAACGGTCGTCGTCTCGAGTCACGGCATGGACATGATCCAGCGCGTGTGCGACAGCGTCGCCATCATCGTCCGCGGGCAGGTGCTGGCCTCCGGGACCATCGACGAGGTGCGCGGCGAGCAGACGCTCGAAGAGCGCTTCGTCGACCTGGCCGGCGGTCGCAAGGCAGCGGAAGGCATGGAGTGGTTGCACAGTTTCTCGGACTGA
- a CDS encoding phosphocholine cytidylyltransferase family protein — translation MTTQVVILAAGMGSRLGRSLPKPLTELNDGRTIMQQQFDNIHAAFGKDAQVTIVVGYKLEHIIEAFPDAQFVYNEQYDQTNTSKSLMRALQASGPGGVLWMNGDVVFDPAVLVRGAAMVARDQTFVTVNTSSVADEEVKYTTGPEGYIQELSKTVKGGLGEAVGINYISSGDKAALLRQLQRVGDQDYFERGIELAIEQDRLLVEPVDISDLYAVEVDFQEDLERANLFV, via the coding sequence GTGACGACCCAGGTAGTGATTCTCGCGGCCGGCATGGGAAGCCGACTCGGACGGAGCCTTCCGAAGCCGCTGACCGAACTGAACGACGGCCGCACCATCATGCAGCAGCAGTTCGACAACATCCACGCGGCGTTCGGCAAGGACGCCCAGGTGACGATCGTCGTCGGCTACAAGCTGGAGCACATCATCGAGGCGTTCCCCGACGCGCAGTTCGTCTACAACGAGCAGTACGACCAGACCAACACCTCCAAGAGCCTCATGCGCGCCCTGCAGGCGTCGGGCCCCGGCGGCGTGCTCTGGATGAACGGCGACGTGGTCTTCGACCCGGCCGTCCTCGTGCGCGGTGCCGCCATGGTGGCCCGCGACCAGACCTTCGTCACCGTGAACACCTCGTCCGTCGCGGACGAGGAGGTCAAGTACACGACCGGCCCGGAGGGCTACATCCAGGAGCTGTCCAAGACCGTCAAGGGCGGTCTCGGCGAGGCGGTCGGCATCAACTACATCTCCTCCGGCGACAAGGCCGCCCTGCTGCGTCAGCTGCAGCGCGTCGGCGACCAGGACTACTTCGAGCGCGGCATCGAGCTGGCGATCGAGCAGGACCGCCTGCTGGTCGAGCCGGTGGACATCTCGGACCTGTACGCCGTCGAGGTCGACTTCCAGGAGGACCTGGAGCGCGCGAATCTTTTCGTATAG
- a CDS encoding ABC transporter permease produces MRPAQRSRFSRYRHSLWLLTKRDLRVRYSTSVLGYLWSILDPLVMSAIYWFVFTVIFKRDVGENPYIVFLLAALLPWMWFNGAVSDSTRAFIREAKLIRSTMIPRTIWVNRIVASKGIEFLLSLPVLAFFAVLTGARLNVDVLLFPVAILIQTVLTIGVGLIVAPLVVFFRDLERAVKLALRFLFYASPIIYSARDLPGGCGAGIAARHCAAYLTAHPGAQTDVLFSLHFWSAFNPLTGIFSLYRSAFFAEELDWFLVGVSAAMSLVLLGIGWLVFKHFERDVLKEI; encoded by the coding sequence GTGCGCCCTGCGCAGCGTTCGCGCTTCTCGCGCTACCGGCACTCGCTCTGGCTGCTGACCAAGCGCGACCTCCGCGTCCGCTACTCGACGAGCGTCCTCGGCTACCTGTGGTCGATCCTCGATCCGCTCGTGATGAGCGCGATCTACTGGTTCGTCTTCACGGTCATCTTCAAGCGCGATGTCGGTGAGAACCCCTACATCGTGTTCCTGCTCGCCGCCCTGCTGCCGTGGATGTGGTTCAACGGCGCCGTCTCGGACAGCACGCGGGCGTTCATCCGCGAGGCGAAGCTGATCCGCTCGACGATGATCCCGCGGACCATCTGGGTGAACCGGATCGTTGCGTCCAAGGGCATCGAGTTCCTGCTGTCCTTGCCGGTGCTGGCGTTCTTCGCCGTGCTCACGGGCGCGCGCCTCAACGTCGACGTGCTGCTGTTCCCTGTCGCGATCCTCATCCAGACGGTGCTGACCATCGGCGTCGGGCTGATCGTGGCGCCGCTCGTCGTGTTCTTCCGCGACCTGGAGCGCGCCGTGAAGCTGGCACTCCGCTTCCTCTTCTACGCTTCCCCCATCATCTACAGCGCCCGCGACCTGCCCGGCGGGTGCGGGGCAGGCATCGCCGCGCGGCACTGCGCCGCCTACCTCACCGCCCATCCCGGCGCGCAGACGGACGTGCTGTTCTCGCTGCACTTCTGGTCGGCGTTCAACCCGCTCACCGGCATCTTCAGCCTCTACCGCTCGGCGTTCTTCGCCGAGGAGCTGGACTGGTTCCTGGTCGGTGTCAGCGCGGCGATGTCACTGGTGCTGCTGGGGATCGGCTGGCTCGTCTTCAAGCACTTCGAGCGCGACGTCCTGAAGGAGATCTGA
- a CDS encoding ABC transporter ATP-binding protein — protein sequence MPPVIAVDGLGVRFRRNRGARRSFKDLFSTRERRVRPDDFWALRNVSFDVQPGEAIGVVGRNGQGKSTLLKLVAGVMLPDEGTVTVRDGVAPLIEITGGFVDDLTVRDNVYLTAGLHGMTRSQIDERFGEIIDFAEIGDFVDTPYKHLSSGMKVRIAFSVISQLEEPVLLVDEVLAVGDRGFREKCYRRIEELLAGGRTLFFVSHNEKDLRRFCERGLYLDKGALVLDGPIGDVLELYNADYGT from the coding sequence GTGCCCCCCGTCATCGCCGTCGACGGTCTCGGCGTGCGCTTCCGCCGCAATCGCGGAGCCCGCCGCTCGTTCAAGGACCTCTTCTCCACCCGCGAGCGCCGGGTGCGCCCGGACGACTTCTGGGCGCTCCGCAACGTCAGCTTCGACGTGCAGCCGGGTGAGGCGATCGGCGTGGTCGGCCGCAACGGCCAGGGCAAGTCGACGCTGCTGAAGCTCGTCGCCGGCGTCATGCTGCCGGACGAGGGAACCGTGACCGTGCGCGACGGCGTCGCCCCGCTGATCGAGATCACGGGGGGATTCGTCGACGACCTCACGGTGCGCGACAACGTCTACCTGACGGCCGGCCTGCACGGCATGACCCGCTCCCAGATCGACGAGCGGTTCGGCGAGATCATCGACTTCGCCGAGATCGGCGACTTCGTCGACACCCCGTACAAGCACCTGTCGAGCGGCATGAAGGTGCGCATCGCGTTCTCCGTCATCTCGCAGCTGGAGGAGCCGGTGCTGCTCGTCGACGAGGTGCTGGCCGTCGGCGACCGCGGCTTCCGGGAGAAGTGCTACCGGCGCATCGAGGAGCTCCTCGCGGGCGGGAGGACGCTGTTCTTCGTCTCGCACAACGAGAAGGACCTGCGGCGCTTCTGCGAACGCGGGCTCTACCTCGACAAGGGCGCGCTCGTGCTCGACGGACCGATCGGGGATGTCCTGGAGCTGTACAACGCCGACTACGGCACCTAA
- a CDS encoding helix-turn-helix domain-containing protein gives MKNPAGTAALLLGERIRRARVRLGLSQEAIASLAAMHVTNFGKIERGGANPSLLTMMRIAAVLGTDVSTLTQDISTEHLPSDVRVLSAREYLSARERRRRSS, from the coding sequence ATGAAGAACCCCGCAGGGACCGCCGCCCTCCTGCTCGGCGAACGCATCCGTCGTGCCCGTGTCCGCCTGGGCCTCAGCCAGGAGGCGATCGCGAGTCTCGCCGCCATGCACGTGACCAACTTCGGCAAGATCGAACGCGGAGGGGCGAACCCCAGCCTGCTGACGATGATGCGCATCGCGGCGGTGCTCGGGACCGACGTGTCGACGCTCACGCAGGACATCTCGACCGAACACCTGCCGAGCGACGTCCGCGTACTGTCGGCTCGCGAGTACCTGAGCGCACGGGAACGGCGTCGCCGGTCGTCTTGA